From the genome of Podospora pseudoanserina strain CBS 124.78 chromosome 7 map unlocalized CBS124.78p_7.2, whole genome shotgun sequence, one region includes:
- a CDS encoding uncharacterized protein (EggNog:ENOG503P5E4; COG:S), translating to MPPPKSTQNEYLLPMKEAPAAKTMSSRLMTMKFMQRGAALSAAANNNSPTTPVSAITPTPATPKAAGNDNDNDNDITSSSKRRKYSHAPSFASTAAPQPPLYDQAAIQAAIEEEEKKRIAAVERRAAELGDSHWVLEGVNTGVKKGAKKPLNVVQVGFAQIDYGSSRIAYSGVEDDNPFEEGSAGAAPPLMRFNMKKAEAPKIKSDESSSSDNSDSDSGSVSDDSDFDSSSDEKKTTKNRQQPRGRQQNTNDSASRKRGRSSTLSTKKAEEQKRAQELASQRRKKEVKLNRLSSISGAGGLSSISGGGGLSSPKTSLANMTCHGCGKLGHKNADCPNKRRR from the exons ATGccaccccccaaatccacccAAAATGaatacctcctccccatgaAAGAagcccccgccgccaaaaCCATGTCCTCACGCCTCATGACCATGAAGTTCATGCAGCGCGGCGCtgccctctccgccgccgccaataACAACTCCCCAACCACTCCCGTTTCCGCAATCACACCGACCCCCGCAACCCCCAAAGCGGCcggcaacgacaacgacaacgacaacgacatcacctcctcctccaaacgcCGTAAATACTCCCACGCCCCTTCCTTCGCCTCTACCGCggcccctcaaccccccctctaCGACCAAGCCGCCATCCAAGCCGCcatcgaagaagaagagaagaagcgAATCGCTGCTGTGGAGAGGAGAGCCGCAGAGTTGGGTGACAGCCACTGGGTTCTGGAGGGTGTGAACACAGGAGTGAAAAAGGGGGCAAAGAAGCCGTTGAATGTTGTGCAAGTGGGCTTTGCGCAGATTGACTATGGCTCATCAAGGATAGCTTACTCTGGtgtcgaggacgacaacCCATTCGAGGAGGGAAGCGCGGGTGCTGCCCCACCGTTGATGAGATTCAAcatgaagaaggccgag GCCCCCAAGATCAAATCCGACGAGAGCTCCAGTTCCGACAACTCTGACTCTGACAGCGGCTCAGTCTCCGATGATTCCGACTTTGATTCCTCCTCAGACGAGAAAAAGACCACGAAGAACCGACAACAACCCCGTGGCAGGCAACAGAACACCAACGACTCCGCCTCCCGAAAACGCGGCCGATCATCTACCCTTTCGACCAAAAAAGCGGAAGAGCAAAAACGCGCCCAAGAACTCGCCAGccagagaaggaaaaaggaggTCAAGCTCAACAGGCTAAGCTCGATATCTGGCGCAGGGGGGTTAAGCTCAATatctggcggtggtgggctctcctcccccaaaacgtCATTGGCAAACATGACTTGTCATGGGTGCGGTAAGCTGGGGCATAAGAATGCGGATTGCCCTAACAAGAGGAGACGCTAG
- a CDS encoding uncharacterized protein (EggNog:ENOG503PH4G) has translation MYFTNLLPLVALASAGPSSINYLHQLSAALVKPAKLVPTAQFNFAPYQVTSIALDCKRPNNKTNYSCELYFALHDPNSVRENNVTSCSCHHTWSWDGVNGSLSTTDWRTPVAGYQLCWRDDWTFFKSSVPSFEHPGNFSLEVAHTYHDDENFTVPWDYPTTIATGEVIIYEYYEGVKKHGDKICLREMGPVNATVVGILD, from the exons ATGTACTTCAccaaccttcttcccctAGTGGCTCTGGCCTCAGCCGGCCCCTCATCCATCAACTacctccaccagctctccgccgccctcgtCAAACCAGCCAAACTCGTCCCCACAGCCCAGTTCAACTTTGCCCCGTATCAAGTCACCAGCATCGCCCTCGACTGCAAGcgccccaacaacaagacgAACTACTCTTGTGAACTTTACT TCGCCCTCCACGACCCCAACTCGGTCCGCGAAAACAACGTCACCTCCTGCAGCTGCCACCACACCTGGTCCTGGGACGGGGTGAACGGGTCCCTCAGCACGACCGACTGGCGGACCCCGGTGGCGGGGTACCAGCTTTGCTGGCGCGACGACTGGACTTTCTTCAAGTCGTCGGTCCCGAGCTTTGAGCACCCGGGGAATTTCAGCTTGGAGGTTGCGCATACgtatcatgatgatga GAACTTTACCGTGCCTTGGGACTATCCGACTACGATTGcgacgggggaggtgattATATATGAGTATTAtgagggggtgaagaagcaTGGGGATAAGATTTgcttgagggagatggggccGGTGAATGCGACTGTTGTGGGGATTTTGGACTAG
- a CDS encoding uncharacterized protein (COG:C; EggNog:ENOG503P5RA), with translation MFALRMRAVAQGMPRQLSKRSFTATARQLESTTVPTKGDEKVPQVTGGPAPTTVQQAPNRTEVWSRTQRPRADAMTGPRFEQTDLENQPRPWAAIELIHKEPVRWTHDRVVACDGGGGPAGHPKVYINLDKAEITPCGYCGLPFANEHHRKHLESLPQTSYPLA, from the exons ATGTTCGCCTTACGGATGCGGGCGGTGGCCCAGGGCATGCCTCGCCAACTTTCGAAGCGGTCGTTTACTGCTACTGCCCGGCAATTGGAATCCACGACGGTGCCCACCAAGGGCGACGAGAAAGTACCCCAGGTCACCGGTGGCCCTGCGCCCACTACTGTCCAGCAGGCGCCCAACCGCACCGAGGTTTGGTCGCGCACCCAGAGACCCCGTGCTGATGCCATGACTGGCCCTCGTTTCGAGCAGACGGATCTTGAGAACCAG CCCCGCCCCTGGGCTGCTATCGAGCTCATCCACAAGGAGCCCGTCAGATGGACGCACGACCGGGTCGTTGCCTgcgacggtggcggtggtccTGCTGGACACCCCAAGGTTTACATCAACTTGGACAAGGCTGAGATTACGCCTTGCGGTTATTGCGGCCTTCCTTTT GCCAACGAGCATCACAGAAAGCACCTTGAGTCTCTCCCACAGACATCTTATCCCCTGGCTTAA
- a CDS encoding uncharacterized protein (EggNog:ENOG503NXEN; COG:S): MPSRSYPWSGKNNRSQHNLVGTTAAEDAGQSGQQPSVPGSAVTNPPSAGGSAAANPPSASPNPTFSSSESFQHDTSNNRSSHQQPPPPPPHLLQHSNSVSGAAFDSRPPREHDYADQVSRSQSQRYPQISPVTTQLHHHHPQQQQHQQQQHQQQQQQQQGQQQSQHSPRHSHPFGSGSAEDLSAAGGQSISSPITGPPQPLFSQQQQQPPPAPQKQKSSTRKLVKNIFSRDHAPQVPQNNYNSPPGVNRRNSKRVSLPPPAPPSLRTGLTQVSQVSLDQQQLDWQNQAPPSQPSPLQGVGDFRESYVIDGSDQELHLQNPHDIQQHPTIRPVPPSDSDNSPYSADESAYRQHQGHFQHNDHTPPEQQYGQAIFEPQPNQQLSPHSQQQQQHPHLQQQQQQQQQQYHYSSPQQSQYQSGFSGHLANPQQQNPETISQLSHESPVTDSDQRSASNIQAQSSQTSSAVSYPHQAQDIPGRPNPQSAAQGQAPQQQPQSMAPPTGGQPPARRSQEADKGLRDLAQAPPGPPPSYRQSQQPNMNNPLPQPPNAPGANPAFRTSNVPDRQFDGPGDIAGRNSPQPPPSDRGEDPDKAFKDLLTKYKNVKRLYFDGKKEIEQLSGQVEQLQNAIANQRMSQSRTSLDDSEYSTRFNRLNGAINNLSFNIRKDWQSLPQWLVPYVSPEALKTGKQEMTAVGRAVITRWLVEEIFNRCFHPGLEPELSRQLKMIERNIRNFSYTLSSQEEYDALTSKVVSWRMATLEGLQDALRSGEAVNYKADFTRRATTDLTASLFHHLSNPPPPGVDGSASMIVELAVGIAANLPLESRDVAITYPLPESPIQPDIMEVEKQGLPALEARPAEGDDEGAGDEKEGGGKDKDARRNDKSRAGMLSVLGGGGSTPGSRKGSVVDANQIAPPSKDGGKVRFAGFVAVEVRGRQVLIKAPVWTLA, from the exons ATGCCGTCCAGGAGTTATCCATGGTCTGGCAAGAACAATCGCTCTCAGCATAACCTCGTCGGCACCACAGCCGCCGAGGACGCTGGACAGTCAGGGCAGCAGCCATCAGTCCCCGGATCAGCTGTGACGAACCCCCCGAGTGCGGGTGGGAGCGCTGCTGCAAACCCCCCCTCAGCCTCGCCCAACCCGACCTTCAGCTCTAGCGAATCCTTTCAGCAcgacaccagcaacaaccggtcaagccatcaacaacctccaccgcctcccccccatctG CTGCAGCACTCCAACAGTGTCTCGGGGGCAGCATTTGACTCGCGCCCGCCACGGGAGCACGATTACGCTGACCAGGTCTCGcgctcccaatcccaacGCTATCCCCAGATCTCCCCCGTGACGAcccaacttcaccatcaccacccccagcaacagcagcaccaacaacaacaacatcagcagcagcagcagcagcagcagggtcAGCAGCAATCCCAACACTCGCCGCGCCACTCGCACCCGTTCGGATCCGGGTCTGCTGAGGATCTCTCGGCCGCGGGCGGACAAAGCATCTCGTCCCCCATAACTGGACCCCCGCAACCCCTCTTTagccagcaacagcagcaacccccgccagcaccacaaaAGCAAAAGTCGTCCACTCGCAAGCTGGTCAAGAACATCTTCAGTCGCGACCACGCACCTCAGGTTCCGCAAAACAATTACAACAGTCCTCCCGGCGTTAACCGTAGAAATTCGAAGCGCGTGAGCCTTCccccgccagcaccaccaagcctCCGGACTGGTCTCACCCAGGTGTCCCAAGTCTCGCTCGACCAGCAACAGCTCGATTGGCAGAACCAGGcgcctccatctcaaccatCCCCATTGCAAGGCGTAGGAGACTTCCGCGAGTCGTACGTGATTGACGGATCTGACCAAGAGTTACACCTGCAGAACCCCCACGATATCCAACAGCATCCCACCATACGGCCTGTTCCCCCTTCGGACTCGGACAACTCGCCTTACTCGGCTGACGAAAGTGCATACCGTCAGCATCAGGGCCACTTTCAGCACAACGACCACACACCGCCCGAGCAGCAATACGGGCAGGCCATCTTCGAACCGCAACCCAACCAGCAATTGTCCCCTCAttcgcaacaacaacaacagcaccctcacctccaacagcagcagcaacaacagcagcagcagtaccACTATTCAAGCCCGCAGCAGTCGCAATACCAGAGCGGATTTAGTGGACATCTAGCCAATCCCCAACAGCAGAATCCCGAGACGATTTCGCAACTGTCGCATGAGTCTCCTGTTACCGACTCAGACCAGCGTTCGGCGTCGAACATCCAAGCTCAGAGTTCGCAGACGTCCTCGGCGGTAAGCTACCCACATCAGGCGCAGGATATCCCCGGCCGGCCGAATCCACAATCGGCGGCGCAAGGTCAAGCCccgcagcaacaaccacagtcCATGGCTCCACCCACGGGCGGACAACCCCCGGCACGACGATCCCAAGAGGCAGACAAAGGACTACGGGACCTTGCCCAAGCCCCGCCTGGGCCACCGCCCAGCTATCGCCAGAGCCAGCAACCCAACATGAACAACCCCTTACCACAGCCTCCTAATGCCCCTGGGGCGAATCCGGCTTTCCGGACGAGCAATGTACCAGATAGACAGTTTGACGGGCCAGGGGATATTGCAGGTCGCAAcagccctcaacctccaccaagTGACCGTGGAGAAGACCCAGATAAGGCGTTTAAAGACCTTT TGACCAAGTACAAGAATGTAAAGCGTCTCTATTTTGacgggaagaaggagattgagcaATTGAGTGGCCAAGTTGAGCAACTTCAAAACGCCATTGCCAACCAGCGAATGTCTCAGAGCCGAACCTCTCTCGACGATAGCGAGTACTCGACCCGCTTTAACCGCCTCAATGGCGCCATCAATAACCTCTCGTTCAACATTCGAAAGGACTGGCAATCACTTCCGCAGTGGCTAGTCCCCTATGTTAGCCCAGAAGCGCTCAAGACGGGCAAACAAGAGATGACAGCTGTTGGGCGGGCAGTAATAACCCGGTGGCTCGTAGAAGAGATCTTCAACCGGTGTTTTCACCCAGGTCTCGAGCCTGAGCTGAGTCGGCAGCTGAAGATGATTGAGCGGAACATTAGAAACTTTAGCTACACGTTGAGCAGTCAAGAGGAGTATGATGCGCTGACGAGCAAGGTGGTGAGCTGGCGCATGGCTACGCTGGAAGGGTTGCAAGACGCTCTGCGCAGTGGGGAGGCGGTGAACTACAAGGCCGACTTCACTCGGCGAGCGACGACGGACCTGACGGCATCTCTGTTTCACCATTTGTCGAACCCACCGCCGCCTGGCGTAGATGGCAGTGCCAGTATGATTGTGGAGCTAGCCGTGGGCATTGCGGCCAACCTGCCGCTGGAGAGCCGCGATGTTGCCATCACCTATCCACTGCCGGAGTCACCTATTCAGCCGGACATCATGGAGGTTGAGAAGCAAGGGCTTCCGGCTCTGGAGGCCCGGCCGGCAGAGGGAGATGACGAGGGTGCAGGTGATGAGAAAGAGGGCGGAGGAAAAGACAAAGATGCCCGGCGCAATGACAAGTCCAGAGCGGGCATGTTGAGCGTGCTAGGCGGAGGTGGGAGCACGCCGGGGAGCAGAAAGGGGAGTGTCGTGGATGCGAACCAGATTGCACCACCGTCCAAGGACGGTGGCAAGGTTCGCTTTGCCGGGttcgttgctgttgaggtcAGGGGTCGCCAGGTGTTGATTAAGGCTCCGGTCTGGACGCTGGCCTGA
- the EFM4 gene encoding Protein-lysine N-methyltransferase efm4 (EggNog:ENOG503NZEM; COG:J) — protein MTPRCACGNSFRFATTENFFLFPVGKKTAEEKKKMAESKPAHLEPSKLGTKAYWDALYTTELTTHTSDPSLEGTVWFDDSDAEAKILSYLSPNRNDSDSDNEDDDQPPNPHPHDLTPSTASILDLGCGNGSLLFSLRDDGWSGHLLGVDYSPHSISLAKSIAQSRENEDLKSVEFKVWDVLNGDIPSISPPTGWDLVLDKGTFDAVSLSSETDSLGRRINEGYGERVLQLLKTGGVFLVTSCNWTETELRTWFETSTAPNDGKTKLKMAGRVDYPSFSFGGVKGQTISTLCFEKVVVE, from the exons ATGACCCCGCGATGCGCCTGTGGGAATAGCTTCAGATTTGCGACAACTGAGaatttctttttgtttccggTTGGAAAAAAGACagcagaggagaagaaaaaaatggCCGAGTCCAAGCCTGCACATCTTGAGCCTTCCAAGTTGGGGACAAAAGCTTA CTGGGACGCCCTCTACACAACCGAGCTGACAACCCACACCTCTGACCCCTCGCTAGAGGGCACAGTCTGGTTCGACGACTCGGacgccgaggccaagatccTGTCctacctctcccccaaccgcAACGACTCGGACTCTGACAATGAAGACGACGACCAGCCCCCCAACCCGCACCCGCACGACCTCACCCCCAGCACAGCCTCCATCCTAGACCTAGGCTGCGGCAACGGGtccctcctcttttccctccGCGACGACGGCTGGTCCGGCCACCTGTTGGGAGTCGACTACTCCCCccactccatctccctcgccaaatCCATCGCCCAGTCCCGCGAGAACGAAGATCTCAAGAGTGTAGAGTTCAAAGTCTGGGACGTCCTAAACGGCGacatcccctccatctcccccccaaccggCTGggacctcgtcctcgacaaaGGCACCTTCGACgccgtctccctctcctccgaaACCGACTCCCTCGGCCGCAGGATCAACGAGGGCTACGGCGAGCgcgtcctccagctcctcaagaCGGGTggcgtcttcctcgtcacgTCCTGCAACTGGACCGAGACCGAACTCCGCACCTGGTTCGAGACCTCGACCGCCCCCAACGACGGAAAGACCAAACTGAAAATGGCAGGCAGGGTAGACTACCCTAGTTTCAGCTTTGGGGGTGTCAAAGGGCAGACCATCTCGACGCTGTGTTTTGAAAAGGTCGTTGTTGAGTAG
- the TPD3 gene encoding protein phosphatase 2A structural subunit (COG:T; BUSCO:EOG09261AH9; EggNog:ENOG503NU14): MADATNPSDELYPIAVLIDELKHDDVLLRLNAIHRLSTIALALGPERTRDELIPFLDESVEDEDEVLVALSGELGKFIDYVGGPEWGHVLLSPLENLAAIEEPVVRDKAVESLNKICVDLDAHQIEEYFIPLVFRLSKADWFTSKVSACGLYASPYAKVSEETKLQLRQAFSQLVHDETPMVRRQAATNMAKFVKEIAPPLVISEMIPQFQHLVTDDQDSVRLLTVEILGAIAESVPKEQQASHGVLLSSLRSLIEDKSWRVRYMVADRFEKIAKAVDEEVLTRDMVPAFVKLLKDHEAEVRTAIAGQIPGFCTLIPRELVLSEVLETIETLVNDTSQHVRAALGTQISGLAPILGKQETIDHLLPMFIQMLKDEFPEVRLHIISKLELVNKVIGIDRLSESLLPAIVHLAEDKQWRVRLAIIGHMPLLAGQLGVGFFNEKLSSLCMGWLGDTVFSIREAATHNLKRLTEVFGVEWASQNIIPKVMEMGRHPNYLYRMTTCFAISTLASVVTLDVVADSILPMLEKLTGDAIPNIRFNVAKTYTIIIGVLRRLPAEGTIFTLEKAGAPFTASPRGQGLIDERVLPCLEKLKDDEDIDVRFFAAQAIAAASGAPPAAGGDPMNTSP, from the exons ATGGCTGATGCAACCAACCCCAGCGATGAGCTCTATCCCATCGCTGTCTTGATCGATGAATTGAAG CACGACGATGTCCTGCTTCGCCTCAACGCGATTCACCGACTCTCGACCATTGCTCTTGCGTTGGGCCCTGAGCGCACTCGCGACGAGCTCATCCCCTTTCTCGACG AAAGtgtcgaggacgaagatgaggttCTTGTGGCCCTCAGCGGCGAGCTGGGAAAGTTTATCGACTATGTCGGCGGTCCGGAGTGGGGTCACGTTCTGCTGTCTCCCCTTGAGAACCTTGCTGCCATAGAAGAGCCCGTTGTGAGGGACAAG GCTGTCGAGTCGCTGAACAAGATCTGCGTTGATCTCGATGCGCACCAAATCGAGGAGTATTTCATTCCGCTGGTGTTCAGACTCTCTAAGGCGGATTGGTTCACTTCCAAAGTCTCAGCGTGCGGTTTGTACGCGTCTCCTTACGCCAAGGTCAGCGAAGAAACAAAGTTACAGCTCCGTCAAGCCTTCTCACAGCTTGTCCACGACGAAACACCCATGGTGCGCCGCCAGGCTGCTACTAATATGGCCAAGTTTGTAAAGGAGATTGCTCCCCCGCTCGTCATTTCAGAAATGATCCCTCAGTTTCAGCACCTTGTGACGGACGATCAAGACAGCGTCAGACTCCTTACGGTTGAGATCCTGGGTGCCATCGCCGAGAGTGTTCCCAAGGAGCAGCAAGCCAGCCATGGCGTTCTTTTGAGCTCGCTTCGTAGCTTGATTGAGGACAAGAGCTGGAGAGTTCGGTACATGGTTGCAGACAGGTTCGAAAAG ATTGCCAAAGCTGTGGATGAGGAAGTTCTGACCAGAGACATGGTCCCTGCTTTTGTGAAGCTGCTCAAGGACCACGAGGCTGAGGTGCGGACGGCCATAGCAGGCCAGATTCCGGGCTTCTGCACCCTGATACCCAGAGAGCTTGTGCTGAGTGAGGTCTTGGAAACAATCGAGACACTTGTCAACGATACCTCTCAACATGTCCGTGCCGCTCTTGGTACACAAATCAGTGGCCTCGCGCCCATCCTCGGGAAGCAAGA AACCATTGATCATCTGTTGCCCATGTTCATTCAGATGCTCAAGGATGAGTTTCCGGAAGTCCGTCTTCACATCATTTCTAAGCTCGAGCTGGTAAATAAGGTTATCGGCATCGACCGGCTCTCCGAGTCCCTTCTTCCAGCCATTGTTCACCTTGCCGAGGACAAGCAGTGGCGTGTTCGTTTGGCCATAATTGGGCACATGCCCTTGCTTGCCGGCCAGCTGGGTGTTGGGTTCTTTAACGAGAAGCTCAGCAGCCTTTGCATGGGCTGGCTTGGCGATACCGTCTTCTCCATCCGTGAGGCTGCTACTCACAACCTTAAGAGGTTGACAGAGGTCTTTGGTGTCGAGTGGGCCAGCCAAAACATCATTCCAAAGGTTATGGAGATGGGTAGACACCCAAATTACCTGTACAGGATGACCACATGTTTTGCTATCTCG ACCTTGGCCAGCGTTGTCACCTTGGATGTAGTCGCCGACAGCATTCTTCCCATGCTTGAGAAGCTGACCGGTGATGCTATCCCCAACATCCGGTTTAATGTCGCGAAGACATACACCATAATCATCGGTGTCCTTCGCAGGTTGCCCGCCGAAGGTACCATTTTCACTCTTGAGAAGGCTGGTGCTCCTTTCACCGCATCCCCACGGGGCCAGGGGCTGATTGACGAGCGTGTCCTGCCATGCCTCGAGAAACTcaaggacgatgaggatatCGACGTCAGGTTCTTCGCCGCCCAAGCTATCGCGGCCGCCAGTGGGGCTCCTCCTGCGGCTGGCGGGGACCCGATGAACACATCACCATAG